TGTAATATCCAGAGAGAACAATTGCAGGAACAATTCTGAAAGTATTTGAAAATCTATAATAGTATGAGAACCTTACCTGTCTTATAGCCTCCTAGAAGGTTGGTTGGATTCACCAGTGTGGAGTCACAGATGATGGTGACTTTTGGCCAAGTTAAGAGAAAGCTGGAGCTGAGATGTTGCTTTGTCCTCTTTGCATCCTCAGATGTCTGAGATGTCATGGCTGCTCTTATCCTAAATCTTATAGATGTAGTAGAAAGTAGAAGGTGCAGATATTGCAGCCCACAGATTTGGACTATACTGGCTATGTTGGTAAAGTGTCTGGATGCATAGGGGGCATTGCAGTAATTTTCTGTCCATGCAGAACACACGAATGGCACACTATTGAAGACTTGCTGGAACATCTCTGGGATGGGCTCTTTCCATATGTCACTGTATGGCACCTGGATCCTCTGGCGTGTGGATGACTCCAAGGAACCTTGTTTGGTGGTGACTGGAGATTCCACTTTGCAAGCTTCCAACTCCTGCCAATTTATAGAGGCGAAAAAGAGATGTTTATGGATGTCTCCATGTTCCCCTAATCTCTGAGACTGGTCTTTACAGAAGAGCCGTGCTAAGAAGTCTCCAGTGACAGGTCCAAACTGGGTGTAAGTTGCAGGATGTTCTAAGACCTTTCTTTCCACTTGTGCATGACTTCTTCCACGGAAGGAGTTTTCTCCTATTAGCATCAGGTGCATTATTGCACCAAAGGCAAACCAGTCCACACCAGAGCCATATGGGTGACCCAATATCATTTCGGGGGAGCCAAACCAGGGGTTGACATAACATCTTTGCCTAGTGTTTTCCGAAACACGTTATCCAGTCCAAGcccaaaatctgcaattttgatgTGCCCCGGGCTGGTCAGTAAAATATTCTCTGTCTTCAGGTCTCGGTGTATGATGCCTTTAGAATGGATAAATTGCATTCCACAAACCAGTTTTGCACCAATAAACTTTACACTCCCTAAAGTTGGCAATGGCACTTTAGTCAGATATTCATGTACAGTCCCATCTCCTACCAGTTCCATCACATAATAGATGCAATTCTGTGTATGGAAGGCTCCGTACCCGTGCACCAAGAAGATGTTCTCCTGAGCTAGCTCAAACACTTTCCTCTCCACCAAACCATTAGACATACATAGCAGGCCTctcttctgcacagatttgatggcaATGCATTCTCCCCGTACACAGTCAGTGGCAAGCATCACCTTGCCAAAGTATCCTTGTCCTAGGAAATGGTGGTAGGTGAACTTGTCCACTGTTAGCGGGAACAGAGATTTCCTGGGCTGCTTTGCCTCTGGTGTTTTTGAAAGGTTCCCATCATGTAGTTCTTTCACTCCAGGACTGTCCACCTTTCTCTATGGGGCGAGCATGGTCATCATCCCTATGTGTTGTAGAccacatacattttaagggtctcTTTTTCTGGCCATTTTTCTTTTCTAGCCATGCTCCTTGATCCTTGGCTTTCCTTCCAGTGAATCCAGTGTCTTGCTCTGAACTTGATCTTAGGTTGTATCCAGTTGTTGTAGGGCATCTGAAGACCGCACTGGATATCTCTTTGGATCGAAGATAGTACTCTGATGTTCTGTTCTTCTTTCACCTGTCCTGATGTTCCTCACTCTGCTCTTCTGGCAGGTTTGGTGCAGATCTTAGATTATCCTGATTTCCATCATGTTGTTCCTGATAGATTTTTGTAGGACATAAAGTTCCAATCTGGGCCTTTGCCTTTGCTTTGGTCATAACATCATTCCCTTTCTGTTTTAGATATTTAATAATATGGTTCCATTGATCCCGAAAGGTCATCGTGATTGGGTTACCAGCAGTCACCTGGCTGCATCCCtcttgggagttgtaattttgccagaGCTGGAGACACGGGGAGATGCATCAAtattgtgaagaggaaaagtagaATCAGattcattctttcatttttgaaaaggcctctgaaaaacaaaaagtgatctgattgactgctatgggcaactggtcaaccagCACagggcttgataaatctcccccacactgTCTGGAAACCACTGCGCTAGATAATGAGCGTATCCTCAGCTTCCTatggagatagatatgatatagatatgagatagattaataCTGTAGATAcacatgagataaatatgagttagttagatggatatatatatatatatatatatatatctccatctAACtatgagagagcgagagagagagagaggatagatACATATGGGTtagttagatggatagatatgagttgGTTAGATAGATGGAGAGAGAAAGAtattagatatagatatgagttagttagatagagagagataaatattagatagatggatagatagatatgagttagttagatggatagatatgagttagatagatagagagatagatcgataggagttagagagataggagatagatataggcagtgatggaataaagctacaccaTTTGTTTCTACACTATTTGTGAGTTCTGCAGTGATTCTTCTCTTATAAACACCTTGGGGCCATGGGACTGGCCAtgggactgcccccccccccccccgagatttctGGCTTCCGGGTGTCTTTTATAAAGGTAAGGAGCTGCGATTAGGAGCAAGATTTTTTCAtctaagtcatttacaaatctgtttaactttccagagccagttgatatataaaaaaaatttttgccctggaatacccctttaaactatacaGTAATCAAACTATCATTGCCCAAATAATACATTCAGGAAAGATATTTGTAGTCAATTGTGTGCACCTCTCAATCCCCCTATCCTTCACCTACTAGAGATTTATATCCACAAGGTaagaatttttattttactaaacaataaaaatgaatatataataGTGTCAGGTCTTCACCCTGCTATCTTGTctgaaagagaaaagaaaagatgTTAGTAAACAGTCATTCAGAGAAATCATAGAGAGAATGAGGTATGAGCTCTATTAAAACTTAACATGGTTATACTAAAACTGTCCTCAAGCACAAAACTGTGTGACCAACAATAGCGAAGGCAAAacaaatatagtaaaaaatactTTGTACCATATAGAGAACCTGGTCCACTAGGGGACCACTCACTCAGATCCTAAGATAAGGCATCATGATAGGGAAGGGATCCCAGGATAAAGGGTCTCTCCTTCTCAAGGCATCAGCTGCTTTAATTGGTGTGTTggttaatattattatatttttatatgtatacatttatAGTGAAATATGGTATTTTAATTATAGGTTACTGTTTAAATGTGTATTTTATGTTGTTTGtattttattaacatttaaaatatatttaatgtGTGTTCAAAACTTATGATAGCCTTTTTTTCTTTATAGAGATTCAAATCTGAAGGAGTATGACagagggcttttttttctttttttttttgggtggggggtaGGAGAAAGCTAAGGGGTCAAGGTGGCCTAGCAGGACAAGAGGCCTGGAGGATAATGACCaagaggatgacagaggggtctggaggataaTGACCGAGGGGTCTTGaagtggatgacagaggggtctggaggatgtAGAGGAATCTGAGGGGGCATAGGGGACTGAAGAAAGAACTATgggtttgggggacacagagatgtcTGGGAGGGCATAGGGGTCTGATGGAAGACATAGGGGTCAGGGCGACACAGAGAAGTCTGGGGATAGGGGTCtgcaggaggacagaggggtcgggAGGACGCGACATAGGGGTCCGGTAGGGGTCAGGAGAAAGACAGAGGGGTTGGGGGGGGACACAGGGGGGTCTGGGAGGGGGGCATagcggtctggaggaggacttaggggtctgggggggagaggggatgaagacagaggggtctggaggaggacagtacaggggtggcagtattattttcaggggcacagtgtgtggcagggttatatttatggggcacagtgtgtagtggAGGTATAATAATAATTGTCTTCATATAGAGAATATTATGTCCGGGCGTCAATCTCTGCAGAGGGAAGATTTAGCTCTTGAAGTTCTGGTGCCTGGACAAGATGACTACATCTgtgtgtcactatatatatacaccagtgtttcccaaccggggcgcctccagctgttgcaaaactacaactcccagcatacccggacagccaatggctgtccgggcatgctgggtgttgtagttttgcaacagctggaggcacccaggttgggaaacactggtatatactgtTGTATAGtctgcctgactgtcccatcactgctgtagtcACTTTTAAATTCTGTAGGGATGATGGGTGACAccgtaccccaatctgtggctctccagctgatgggagttgtaactttgcaacagctggagagccacttgaaccaagttGATTGGAGAGGGTCCTAGCAGTTAGACCCCCACATAAAATATGGGCTGCTTAGTCTAACCatagtcccagtctggccctgctctTCCATCACAATCCCCACTGACATCAGTCTCCCTCTTTCTTTTAGCCATATCTTCTTCTCTATCGCTAACATAAATCATAGCGCCATCTGGTgggcaaaaataatacaaaaaaatcaacACGCCTGATCCCCTCATGTAAATCCACGCTTCATCACTAGGGGCCATTGCTCCTAgaggctggggcttgtagttctaCACATATAACACATTGCTTATAATAAAAACAGCGTCACCATATAAATCTATCGTTTTCACCAAAACAAAGATGGCGGCGCCCGGACGTATGCCAGTAGGTGAGATGAGGGAACACTTCCGGCTGAGTGCTCTGGTGGGTGACGTCACTTCCTCCGAATCATGGCGTCTTCTCTCAGCGGGATGTTTTCGGGGCAGCCGCCCGGTCCTCCGCCGCCCATGCAGCCTGGAGCCGGGGCCGGCCTCATGTCCACTCCTCCCGGGGCCAAGAACCCCAACAGCACCCTGGTGGACGAGCTCGAGTCCTCCTTCGAGGTGACAGTATGGCCGGTCACTGGTgccttttgggcatgctgggagttgtagtgccaaCGATTGGAGTACGATGTTTAGCTgcgaactccagctgttgcaaaactacaactcccattgtgccctgacatgataggagttgcagtcttgcaacagctggagacccataggttgggaagcactgtagCATTGGATGTATAGTGGTTTGCAAGCCTTTGCTCTGCAGATAGtgtacgactacaactcccagcatgccctgagagccGCAGCTGTGTTTTAAGGGCACAGTTGTGGTAGAGGGAGTATTCGTTTATCTCCACAACTGATCAGCTGAAGCAGCATATTTTTAACTATTAGATGGGTCACACAGTGCGgtacagtgttttcccaaccagggggcctccagctgttgcaaaactacaactcccagcatgcccggacagccttcggctgtccggacatgctggaagttgtagttttgcaacagctggaggcaccttggttggggaaacactggtatagttgaTGCACTTTTAAGTGTACCTACtattataaaaacttttgacatgttctagGGAGAACTTCAAAACTGTCTGATCGGTTCCGTAGTCCGTACCCCATTGATTTCATTGAGCCGACTGGCGTCAGTTAGTgtcttcggtcggctcatttttttttatccatatgCGTCTTTTTACCCAGACTAAAAATGGCAGCAGACCAAACCTTTTGGTCCAGGTCAGTAGCTAGATACACCCGGAAAATTAGTTGACTGCATTTCGCTAATTAAAATTAATGGGGTACGGCAATAGTCCGGCAGCAGGCGGTTTTGAAATTCTCCCTAAATTGCGTTTTCTGTCATAGTAGACCATTTAGTAACCCATtagctagagctgggcggtatgaccaaaaatgtatgtcactgtatttttctaaattatggcgctttcacggtatttaacagtatttGTGGTCGGGGGGGTTCCTCAGTATAGTGTCAGGTGGTCGGGGGTCTTGGTCAGGACGCCCGGTAACTCCATGTCTCCGCAGTTCTGTTTGAGTTTCCCGCACCCGCCCGGAAGTCACTTGcccgccgggagttgtagtcccctcccAGCTCCTCAGTCAGTTTAGTGCGGCTCGGACTACACTTCCCATAGACGCTGTGCGGCCGGACGTTTCTCTACGCCATCacgtgttggttgctatgggaacggtattgcggtatgtggAAAATTCAAATCGTAAGACAAAAAcacaccggtataccgcccagctctaccatTAGCACACCTCAGTCCCATTGCAGAGAAATTAATAGGGTGATAGGAGGAGTCCCCTTTTTTCTCTCTCCTCTTAGATCAGTGctccctaaccagggtgcctccagctgttgcaaaactgcaaatccggacagccaaagccttaGATGCCATTGTCAATAGTAACTGTGgcaactaaagggttaaactgccgggatctGAGTTATCTCCAATCCTGGTAGAAGCCTCACTGTGTATTGCTGCTTGGCTCCTGCTGCCGATCTCATGGGGACACTGACGGTGCCTGCAGGGTTACCATGGAGAGAATGTAGATCATGGAGTGGTAGCAGACATTTTATCATAggctgttaaaggaaaactgtcaattTGCTACCCCCGCACCAACCAGTGGTACtgtctggtagtgcaggggacgctgatcagtttgatgcttgccGTGCCCGAATCCGTCCTGCCGAAATCTttgttttctgtatatgctaattaggtgctaagtGGCACAGGCCAGGTTACAGGCACTCTGACGACAGcgccgcagcaccgcccagctcatcaatattcctcccctctttcacctctccctcttctcccactctgtaatgaagaggcggAGTGCCTGTAaccctgcctgtgccagttagcacctaattagcatatacagaaaatagaagattTCAGCCAAACGGCGGGACGGACCAGGGCACAGTAAacctcaaactgatcagcgtccccagtACTACCAGTCAGTACCGCTTGTTAGTGCGGGGGAgcaatgtgacagttttccttttaaggagTTAAtaagttgcttttttttttttttctcagttaaCTTAATTTCACAAGGCATTAATCTTCTTACTCTAGAACTGTGGTCCTGAAGTTGCCCAAGATATGTGGTGGTCAATATAGTGAACCTACAATAAATATACAAGTGAGGTAAAACCCACTCATAAATAGGGTCAGCATGTAAAAAGCAAAGACGGGGAGACAGAATTGTATACACTGACCCCAGTAACTATCACAAGATGGTGAAAGAGAATAAGTAACAAAATACAGTAAACATGCAAGATCCACAAAGCATAAGTAGCAGAAATAAGGATACACCATACAGACCACTTTACAGACCCCTGACACATGTTTCACTGACCGCTTTATCAAAGTGCAAAACACGTCAGTAGTCTGTATGGTGTATCCTTATTTCTGCTACTTATGCTTTGCTGCTTTCACCATCTTGGGGTCAATGTATACAATTCTGTCTCCCCGTCTTTGCTTTTTACATGCTGACCCTATTTATGAGTGGGTTTTACCTACACCTcacatgtacagggtgggccatttatatggatacaccttaataaaatgggaatggttggtgatattaacttcctgtttgtggcacattagtatatgtgagggggggaaacttttcaagatgggttgtgaccgtggcggccattttgaatccaactttagtttttttcagtaggaagagggtcatgtgacgcatcaaacttattgggaatttcacaagaaaaacaatgatgtgcttggctttaacgtaactttattctttcatgagttatttaaaagtttctgacaaatgtgttcaatgtgctgcccattgtgttggattgtcaatgaaaccctcttctcccactcttcacacactgatagcaacaccgcaggagaaatgctag
Above is a genomic segment from Hyla sarda isolate aHylSar1 chromosome 1, aHylSar1.hap1, whole genome shotgun sequence containing:
- the LOC130355298 gene encoding protein kinase C delta type-like isoform X2, which gives rise to MILGHPYGSGVDWFAFGAIMHLMLIGENSFRGRSHAQVERKVLEHPATYTQFGPVTGDFLARLFCKDQSQRLGEHGDIHKHLFFASINWQELEACKVESPVTTKQGSLESSTRQRIQVPYSDIWKEPIPEMFQQVFNSVPFVCSAWTENYCNAPYASRHFTNIASIVQICGLQYLHLLLSTTSIRFRIRAAMTSQTSEDAKRTKQHLSSSFLLTWPKVTIICDSTLVNPTNLLGGYKTDLPCCTCKYVACS
- the LOC130355298 gene encoding ribosomal protein S6 kinase alpha-6-like isoform X1 → MILGHPYGSGVDWFAFGAIMHLMLIGENSFRGRSHAQVERKVLEHPATYTQFGPVTGDFLARLFCKDQSQRLGEHGDIHKHLFFASINWQELEACKVESPVTTKQGSLESSTRQRIQVPYSDIWKEPIPEMFQQVFNSVPFVCSAWTENYCNAPYASRHFTNIASIVQICGLQYLHLLLSTTSIRFRIRAAMTSQTSEDAKRTKQHLSSSFLLTWPKVTIICDSTLVNPTNLLGGYKTGQRSPWRSFCLRFSCHIMLPLHKHEQYHLCSMTCTSDHPSLSEALIRKACQVYTRWNPSCSFHQPLDY